The Variovorax paradoxus genome window below encodes:
- a CDS encoding alpha/beta hydrolase, giving the protein MHRRTLMGRIAAIALAGVFSAGAASAQTAPPAPVAVHNVVLVHGLYADGSSWGKVIPLLQAQGLHVTSVQNPLSGFQDDVDAVKRVLAQQDGPTLLVGHSYAGMVISEAGTDPHVAGLVYIAARAPDAGEDYAALTRKFAAAPAGAGLQWDTNGWGSLSQPAFVKDFAGDLPPAEALAYYAVQQPFARAITTARTTVAAWHDKPTWYAVSRQDRTIDPELQRFMAQRMKASTVELDASHVSLLSQPQAVADLIVKAAQGRR; this is encoded by the coding sequence ATGCATCGCAGAACCCTCATGGGCCGCATCGCGGCCATCGCCCTCGCCGGCGTCTTCTCTGCGGGCGCCGCCAGTGCGCAGACCGCGCCCCCGGCGCCGGTCGCCGTCCACAACGTGGTGCTGGTGCACGGCCTCTATGCCGACGGCTCGAGCTGGGGCAAGGTGATTCCGCTGCTGCAGGCCCAGGGCCTGCACGTGACCTCGGTGCAGAACCCGCTGAGCGGCTTCCAGGACGACGTCGACGCGGTCAAGCGCGTGCTGGCGCAGCAGGACGGCCCGACGCTGCTGGTCGGCCATTCGTACGCCGGCATGGTGATCAGCGAGGCGGGCACCGACCCGCACGTAGCGGGCCTGGTCTACATCGCGGCGCGCGCGCCCGATGCCGGCGAGGACTACGCGGCTCTCACTCGCAAGTTCGCGGCCGCGCCCGCCGGTGCCGGCCTGCAGTGGGACACCAACGGCTGGGGTTCGCTGAGCCAGCCGGCCTTCGTGAAGGACTTCGCGGGCGACCTGCCGCCGGCCGAGGCACTCGCCTACTACGCGGTGCAGCAACCGTTCGCGCGCGCCATCACCACCGCCAGAACCACGGTGGCGGCCTGGCACGACAAGCCGACCTGGTATGCCGTCTCGCGCCAGGACCGCACCATCGATCCCGAGCTGCAGCGCTTCATGGCCCAGCGCATGAAGGCCAGCACGGTCGAGCTCGACGCCAGCCACGTGTCGCTGCTGTCGCAGCCCCAGGCCGTGGCCGACCTGATCGTGAAGGCGGCGCAGGGCCGGCGCTGA
- a CDS encoding MbtH family protein has product MTNPFDDKNASFQVLVNDEGQHSLWPAFIAVPAGWRVALPTTDRAACSAYIEANWQDMRPLSLAGR; this is encoded by the coding sequence ATGACCAATCCCTTCGACGACAAGAACGCCAGCTTCCAGGTGCTGGTCAACGACGAGGGCCAGCACTCGCTGTGGCCCGCCTTCATCGCCGTGCCCGCCGGCTGGCGCGTGGCCCTGCCCACCACCGACCGCGCCGCGTGCAGCGCCTACATCGAGGCGAACTGGCAGGACATGCGGCCGCTCTCGCTGGCGGGACGTTGA
- a CDS encoding heavy metal response regulator transcription factor yields the protein MRVLVVEDHPKLADYLRKGLTENGYVVDVAANGIDGRHLAVNGEYDIVVLDVMLPGIDGFAVLKAIRAAKDVAVLMLTARDQVEDRVRGLQDGADDYLVKPFAFSELLARLTALRRRGVRSGGTSEPTTLTLGELQLDLARRKASRGGQALELTNKEFLILALLMRRRGEVLSRTVIAEQVWDMNFDSDTNVVEVAVRRLRAKLDDPFETPMLRTVRGMGYVLESA from the coding sequence ATGCGCGTGCTCGTCGTCGAAGATCATCCCAAGCTGGCGGACTACCTGCGCAAGGGACTCACCGAGAACGGCTACGTCGTCGACGTCGCGGCCAACGGCATCGACGGCCGCCATCTCGCGGTGAACGGCGAGTACGACATCGTGGTGCTCGACGTGATGCTGCCCGGCATCGACGGCTTCGCGGTGCTCAAGGCGATCCGGGCCGCCAAGGACGTGGCGGTGCTCATGCTCACGGCGCGCGACCAGGTCGAGGACCGCGTGCGCGGCCTGCAGGACGGCGCCGACGACTACCTGGTCAAGCCCTTCGCGTTCTCGGAGCTGCTGGCGCGCCTGACCGCGCTGCGCCGCCGCGGCGTGCGCTCGGGCGGCACGTCGGAGCCCACCACGCTGACCCTGGGCGAGCTGCAGCTGGACCTTGCGCGGCGCAAGGCCTCGCGCGGCGGCCAGGCGCTCGAGCTGACCAACAAGGAATTCCTGATCCTGGCGCTGCTGATGCGGCGCCGCGGCGAGGTGCTGTCGCGCACGGTGATCGCCGAGCAGGTGTGGGACATGAACTTCGACAGCGACACCAACGTGGTCGAAGTGGCCGTGCGCCGCCTGCGCGCCAAGCTCGACGATCCCTTCGAGACCCCGATGCTGCGCACCGTGCGCGGCATGGGCTACGTGCTGGAGTCCGCGTGA
- a CDS encoding heavy metal sensor histidine kinase — translation MKAPRVRFGSISARLVLMLAVVAVAVFAATGYLLHKALEQVLIADERSDLSGKTEVVQHFIDEVRTPADLPMLRRHLAATSVGGRYRWNVWLIARDGEMLYGAEPMPPTLRGEGNKVWLQRQDGVVLRGAHYRLDEHAIFPGAQVLIGMDPRPRAEMLDRYDNYGLLVGALGVLCTVALGAIATRRGLRALADLSREAAVIRPGGLSQRLTLPADSTELLPLALRFNEVLARMEDAWTQLEGFNADVAHELRTPLAIMINGAELALARDRPKDEMREVLESHLEELRTLGSMVNDMLFLARADRGDAAEDLRELSLGEQARQVGEFVEVFLEEKRQRLEIEGDASVPVNRVLLRRALVNLLTNASRHAPREAVIGLRIEALPEGARITVANPGDAIAEEVRQHMFERFWRGDSSRPRTGERFGLGLAIVRAIARMHGGETFVQGAPGVNEIGFTLGRNGAKRDPAGAR, via the coding sequence GTGAAGGCACCGCGGGTGCGCTTCGGATCGATCTCGGCGCGCCTGGTGCTGATGCTGGCGGTGGTCGCGGTCGCGGTGTTCGCGGCCACCGGCTACCTGCTGCACAAGGCCCTCGAACAGGTGCTGATCGCCGACGAGCGCTCGGACCTCAGCGGCAAGACCGAGGTGGTGCAGCACTTCATCGACGAGGTACGCACGCCGGCCGACCTGCCGATGCTGCGGCGCCATCTCGCGGCCACCAGCGTGGGCGGACGCTACCGCTGGAACGTGTGGCTGATCGCGCGCGACGGCGAGATGCTCTACGGCGCCGAGCCGATGCCGCCCACGCTGCGCGGCGAGGGCAACAAGGTCTGGCTGCAGCGGCAGGACGGCGTGGTGCTGCGCGGCGCGCACTACCGGCTCGACGAGCACGCCATCTTTCCGGGCGCGCAGGTGCTGATCGGCATGGACCCGCGGCCGCGCGCCGAGATGCTCGACCGCTACGACAACTACGGCCTGCTGGTCGGCGCGCTCGGCGTGCTGTGCACCGTGGCGCTCGGCGCCATCGCCACGCGGCGCGGCCTGCGCGCGCTCGCGGACCTGTCGCGCGAGGCCGCGGTGATACGCCCCGGCGGGCTGTCGCAGCGCCTGACCCTGCCGGCCGACAGCACCGAGCTGCTGCCGCTGGCCCTGCGCTTCAACGAGGTGCTGGCGCGCATGGAGGATGCGTGGACCCAGCTCGAGGGCTTCAATGCCGACGTGGCGCACGAGCTGCGCACGCCGCTGGCCATCATGATCAACGGCGCCGAGCTCGCACTCGCGCGCGACCGGCCCAAGGACGAGATGCGCGAGGTGCTCGAGTCGCACCTCGAGGAGCTGCGCACGCTGGGCTCGATGGTCAACGACATGCTGTTCCTCGCGCGCGCCGACCGCGGCGATGCCGCCGAGGACCTGCGCGAGCTCTCGCTGGGCGAGCAGGCGCGGCAGGTCGGCGAGTTCGTCGAGGTCTTTCTCGAGGAGAAGCGCCAGCGGCTCGAGATCGAGGGCGATGCCTCGGTGCCGGTCAATCGCGTGCTGCTGCGCCGCGCGCTCGTGAACCTGCTGACGAACGCGTCGCGGCATGCGCCGCGGGAGGCCGTGATCGGCCTGCGGATCGAGGCGCTGCCGGAAGGCGCGCGCATCACCGTCGCCAACCCGGGCGATGCGATTGCGGAAGAAGTGCGGCAGCACATGTTCGAGCGCTTCTGGCGCGGCGACAGCTCGCGGCCGAGGACGGGCGAACGCTTCGGGCTCGGGCTGGCGATCGTGCGGGCCATTGCGCGGATGCATGGGGGGGAGACCTTCGTGCAGG
- a CDS encoding glycosyltransferase family 1 protein translates to MARYLIAATALPGHVLPMLAIAQHLTGLGHEVRVHTASQFRAQAEATGASFTPFALAIDGDYRDLDERFPERRRLNSPHAQLCFGLKHFFADAIEAQHAGLRAILEDFEADAIVVDTMFCGTFPLLLGPRDERPAVVAVGISALPLSSCDTAFFGTALPPSSTPEGRARNKAMNANLQQAMFGDVQRHFDAVLRRLGAGALPAFFVDAMVRMPDLYLQLTGPSFEYPRSDLPASVRFVGPLLAPASRDFTPPEWWDELDDGRSVVLVTQGTLANQNPAQLIGPTLQALAGDPTLLVIATTGGPVPPALSANVPANARVLPFLPYDRLLPKLHAMVTNGGYGSVNHALSLGVPLVVAGSSEEKPEIAARVAWSGVGINLGTAQPAARQVGDAVRKLLATPGYRERANALREEFARHRALHGIAQALEALPRVEFLEVA, encoded by the coding sequence ATGGCACGCTATCTCATCGCGGCAACCGCCCTGCCCGGCCACGTCCTGCCGATGCTGGCCATCGCCCAGCACCTCACGGGCCTCGGCCACGAGGTGCGGGTGCACACCGCGAGCCAGTTCAGGGCCCAGGCCGAAGCGACCGGCGCGAGCTTCACGCCCTTCGCGCTCGCCATCGACGGCGACTACCGCGATCTCGACGAGCGCTTTCCCGAGCGTCGCCGGCTGAACTCGCCGCATGCCCAGCTGTGCTTCGGCCTCAAGCATTTCTTCGCCGACGCGATCGAGGCGCAGCATGCGGGCCTGCGCGCCATCCTCGAGGACTTCGAGGCCGACGCCATCGTGGTCGACACCATGTTCTGCGGCACCTTCCCGCTGCTGCTGGGTCCGCGCGACGAGCGGCCCGCGGTGGTCGCGGTCGGCATCTCGGCGCTGCCGCTGTCGAGCTGCGACACCGCCTTCTTCGGCACCGCGCTGCCGCCGTCCTCCACGCCCGAAGGCCGCGCGCGCAACAAGGCGATGAACGCCAACCTGCAGCAGGCGATGTTCGGCGACGTGCAGCGCCACTTCGACGCCGTGCTGCGGCGCCTGGGCGCCGGCGCGCTGCCGGCCTTCTTCGTCGATGCGATGGTGCGCATGCCCGACCTCTACCTGCAGCTCACCGGCCCGTCCTTCGAATACCCGCGCAGCGACCTGCCGGCCTCGGTGCGCTTCGTCGGCCCGCTGCTCGCGCCGGCCAGCCGCGACTTCACGCCGCCCGAGTGGTGGGACGAGCTCGACGACGGCCGCTCGGTCGTGCTGGTCACGCAGGGCACGCTGGCCAACCAGAATCCCGCGCAGCTGATCGGCCCCACGCTGCAGGCGCTGGCCGGCGATCCGACGCTGCTCGTGATCGCCACCACCGGCGGTCCGGTGCCGCCCGCCCTGTCGGCCAACGTGCCGGCCAATGCGCGCGTGCTGCCCTTCCTGCCCTACGACCGCCTGCTGCCCAAGCTGCATGCGATGGTCACCAACGGCGGCTACGGCTCGGTCAACCATGCGCTGAGCCTCGGCGTGCCGCTGGTGGTGGCCGGCAGCTCGGAGGAGAAGCCCGAGATCGCCGCGCGCGTGGCCTGGTCGGGCGTGGGCATCAACCTCGGTACCGCGCAGCCGGCGGCGCGCCAGGTCGGCGATGCGGTGCGCAAGCTGCTCGCCACCCCCGGCTACCGCGAACGCGCGAATGCCCTGCGCGAGGAGTTCGCGCGCCACCGCGCGCTGCACGGCATCGCGCAGGCGCTCGAGGCCCTGCCGCGCGTCGAATTCCTGGAAGTGGCCTGA